The Marinilongibacter aquaticus genome has a window encoding:
- a CDS encoding gluconate 2-dehydrogenase subunit 3 family protein, with product MNRRTLLKNLSISAAAVSFPAWANAWTKESLPKVGSISKTQETILADLVDVIIPRTDTPGAIDVGADQFVQAYAATMFTEKEQAQFMEALEEVDAVAKAKYAKGFANLSAADKKSCLEAIASGEDGELKKAIEQVKNLTIQGFTRSEWYMTEIEGYTMAPGFYHGCVPM from the coding sequence ATGAACAGAAGAACGCTTTTGAAAAACTTGTCGATATCGGCGGCGGCAGTCAGCTTTCCGGCATGGGCGAATGCATGGACAAAGGAAAGCTTGCCAAAAGTTGGCTCGATTTCGAAAACACAAGAAACAATACTTGCCGATTTGGTGGATGTGATTATCCCCAGAACCGATACGCCTGGAGCCATTGATGTGGGGGCAGATCAGTTTGTTCAGGCTTACGCTGCAACCATGTTTACAGAGAAAGAACAAGCCCAGTTTATGGAAGCTTTGGAAGAAGTGGATGCGGTGGCCAAAGCAAAATACGCCAAGGGCTTTGCGAACCTTTCGGCGGCCGACAAAAAGAGCTGTTTGGAGGCGATCGCTTCTGGAGAAGATGGCGAGCTGAAAAAGGCTATTGAGCAAGTGAAAAACCTTACAATTCAAGGTTTTACCCGTTCGGAGTGGTATATGACAGAGATTGAAGGGTACACCATGGCTCCTGGCTTTTATCACGGTTGTGTGCCCATGTAA
- a CDS encoding porin family protein encodes MKSKISLVILLLCGMAAQAQMKQSMFVFGPKVGLQVNDLKIMNNPSDIKSKWNMQYNVGLFGRLNYKRFSLQPEFMYQTQGANLILETNEKLTYRYLSAPVLLGVSPLKGLFIEVGPEFNWATNAGWKKDGIQQFGPDVNRSTNVIVGARIDMLDNFSMFSLNLRYVYGLENTNTRAQAESQVLDLRARTFQLSVSYNFSEYYKWWKKYGERKRKKK; translated from the coding sequence ATGAAGAGCAAAATATCCTTAGTAATACTTCTGCTTTGCGGCATGGCTGCTCAGGCTCAAATGAAACAAAGCATGTTTGTTTTTGGGCCCAAAGTAGGTCTTCAGGTGAACGATCTGAAGATTATGAACAATCCATCCGACATCAAGTCCAAATGGAACATGCAGTACAATGTGGGTTTGTTTGGCCGACTGAATTACAAACGTTTCAGCTTGCAACCAGAATTCATGTATCAAACGCAAGGAGCAAACCTGATTCTTGAGACCAACGAAAAACTTACTTACCGGTATTTGAGTGCTCCAGTATTGCTGGGTGTTTCGCCTTTGAAAGGGCTGTTTATTGAAGTGGGGCCAGAGTTTAACTGGGCGACCAATGCAGGCTGGAAAAAGGACGGAATTCAGCAATTTGGACCAGACGTCAACCGCAGCACGAATGTGATTGTCGGAGCTCGCATTGATATGTTGGACAACTTTTCAATGTTCAGCCTAAATCTTCGCTATGTGTACGGTCTAGAAAACACAAATACGCGTGCCCAGGCCGAATCTCAGGTTCTCGATCTGCGGGCACGTACTTTCCAGTTGTCTGTGTCGTATAATTTTTCCGAATACTACAAATGGTGGAAAAAATACGGAGAAAGAAAAAGGAAAAAGAAATAA
- a CDS encoding GMC oxidoreductase encodes MIGLNDTKKKRTFDAIVVGSGISGGWAAKELAEKGLKTLILERGPDVKHIVDYPTAMMQPWDFPHGLRLPLKEREENPIASKCYIFNEDAKHFVVKDKEHPYVQEKPFDWIRGYQVGGKSLLWARETQRWSQLDFDGPARDGYAVEWPIGYKDIAPWYSYVEKFAGITGNRDGLEQLPDGEFLKPFEQSCVGKYFDEFLQKNYKNRRAIIARKAHITDPQQVHYDQGRAQCQHRRLCQRGCPLGGYFSSNASTIPWALKTGNCTLRADSVVDSIIYDEKKGKAVGVKVIDRLTKKEYEFYADIIFVNAAAMNTTALLLNSTSSRFPEGLGNDSGVLGKYVAFHNYRARVSGQYEGMPDTKTEGGQVASSYMPRWRNLFEQETDFIRGYAAGFGAGRRPFHSHEGIGEELKQNLVSDKWGPWYVGSHMMGETIPKETNFLALDRSKTDEWGIPLIHFNVDYDENDEKMVKDYLQNTTEMFEKAGFTNIRATDSKQAPGLDIHEMGGARMGKDPKTSMLNKWNQVHSCKNVFVTDGACMTSTSTQNPSLTYMAFAARSADYAVEEMKKGNL; translated from the coding sequence ATGATTGGACTGAACGACACAAAAAAGAAACGTACTTTCGACGCCATAGTGGTTGGCTCGGGAATTAGCGGTGGATGGGCCGCCAAAGAACTGGCCGAAAAAGGACTGAAAACCTTGATCTTAGAGCGTGGTCCGGATGTGAAACATATTGTGGACTACCCCACGGCGATGATGCAGCCTTGGGATTTTCCACATGGCTTGCGTTTACCATTGAAAGAGAGAGAAGAAAATCCCATTGCTTCGAAATGTTATATTTTCAATGAAGATGCTAAGCATTTTGTAGTGAAAGACAAAGAGCATCCTTATGTGCAAGAGAAACCCTTCGATTGGATCCGTGGCTATCAAGTGGGTGGGAAATCGCTACTTTGGGCCCGCGAAACGCAGCGTTGGAGCCAGCTGGACTTTGATGGCCCCGCCCGTGATGGATATGCCGTTGAATGGCCGATTGGTTACAAAGATATTGCTCCTTGGTACAGTTATGTGGAGAAGTTTGCGGGAATTACGGGGAATAGGGATGGCTTGGAACAATTGCCGGACGGAGAATTCTTGAAACCCTTTGAGCAATCGTGTGTTGGGAAATATTTCGACGAATTTTTGCAGAAAAACTACAAGAACCGTAGAGCGATTATTGCCCGGAAAGCACACATTACCGACCCTCAGCAAGTGCATTACGACCAAGGGCGAGCTCAATGCCAGCACAGAAGATTGTGCCAGCGTGGTTGTCCGCTTGGGGGCTATTTCAGCAGCAACGCCTCGACCATTCCTTGGGCTTTGAAAACCGGAAATTGTACGCTTCGTGCCGATTCTGTGGTCGATTCGATCATCTACGACGAGAAAAAAGGGAAGGCCGTAGGGGTGAAGGTGATCGACAGGCTGACCAAAAAGGAATACGAGTTTTATGCCGATATAATTTTTGTGAATGCCGCAGCAATGAACACCACCGCCCTGCTGTTGAACAGTACTTCTAGCCGTTTCCCTGAAGGATTGGGCAACGACAGCGGAGTTTTGGGTAAATACGTGGCTTTCCACAATTACAGGGCCCGTGTGAGTGGCCAGTATGAAGGCATGCCGGATACCAAGACCGAAGGCGGACAAGTGGCAAGTAGCTATATGCCACGTTGGCGAAACCTTTTTGAGCAAGAAACGGATTTCATTCGGGGCTATGCTGCAGGATTTGGTGCGGGCAGAAGGCCTTTCCATTCGCACGAAGGCATTGGGGAAGAACTGAAACAAAACTTGGTTTCCGATAAATGGGGACCTTGGTATGTGGGTTCGCACATGATGGGCGAGACTATTCCGAAAGAAACCAACTTCTTGGCTTTGGACAGGAGCAAAACGGATGAATGGGGAATACCATTGATTCATTTCAATGTCGATTACGACGAGAACGATGAGAAAATGGTGAAAGACTATCTGCAAAACACCACCGAAATGTTTGAGAAGGCAGGCTTTACCAATATTCGTGCAACAGATTCGAAGCAGGCTCCAGGATTGGATATCCACGAAATGGGCGGGGCTCGTATGGGTAAGGATCCCAAAACCTCAATGCTCAACAAATGGAATCAGGTGCACAGTTGCAAAAACGTGTTTGTGACAGATGGTGCCTGTATGACGAGTACGAGTACGCAAAACCCGTCACTTACCTATATGGCCTTTGCGGCACGATCGGCAGATTATGCGGTAGAGGAGATGAAAAAAGGGAATTTGTAA
- a CDS encoding PepSY-like domain-containing protein — protein MKQLKCFPILCVIGLFALNSCDTSSVDAATETTDGVSAVVDMLFLATTEDSTGTMRPEHGTCHLNEVDLADLPETITAYISSNYPNATIERAGQTADSENYIVGIQKEDGTFAGLIFDSEGNFLEEKARPSKGTEVAVEDLPAAITDYIASNYPEASIAHARQMDDGNYGVLLLLQNDTLLGVGFDSEGNFIAELDMHDKRGMGMKPHRGPKGNH, from the coding sequence ATGAAACAGCTAAAATGTTTTCCAATCTTGTGCGTGATCGGCCTTTTCGCTCTCAACAGTTGCGATACTAGCTCGGTTGATGCCGCCACCGAAACCACGGATGGCGTATCGGCCGTAGTGGATATGCTCTTCCTTGCCACTACCGAAGACAGCACAGGCACCATGCGGCCAGAACACGGCACTTGCCACCTGAATGAGGTAGATCTTGCCGACCTGCCCGAGACTATCACTGCCTACATCAGCTCAAACTACCCCAATGCCACAATCGAACGTGCCGGACAAACCGCCGACAGCGAAAACTATATTGTGGGCATCCAAAAAGAAGACGGCACATTTGCCGGTTTGATTTTCGACAGCGAAGGCAATTTCTTGGAAGAAAAAGCAAGACCGAGCAAAGGTACAGAAGTGGCCGTAGAAGATTTGCCCGCGGCAATTACCGATTACATCGCCAGCAATTATCCTGAAGCCAGTATTGCACATGCCCGCCAAATGGACGACGGCAATTACGGCGTGCTGCTTCTCTTGCAAAACGACACACTTTTGGGCGTCGGTTTCGATAGCGAGGGCAATTTTATCGCCGAGCTCGATATGCACGACAAACGCGGTATGGGCATGAAACCCCATCGAGGCCCGAAGGGCAATCATTGA
- a CDS encoding RNA polymerase sigma factor, which yields MFKRNKAFDLEEVLDGCLRQKASAQKQLFEQYYGFAKSIALRYAANPDEAQEMVNDGFLKVFSKIDMYDRDKIFESWFKTVIVRTCIDHYRKHMSKAGLVSIEDLHYLQYDDNLLERITAEEILDLIQQLPPSYRMVFSLFVVEGYSHAEIAKMMGINEGTSRSNLAKARMKMKEMVKVYMMDVKECNDV from the coding sequence GTGTTTAAAAGGAATAAAGCTTTCGATCTTGAGGAAGTGCTGGACGGCTGTCTCCGACAAAAGGCATCCGCCCAAAAGCAGCTCTTTGAGCAATACTACGGTTTTGCTAAGAGTATTGCTTTGCGTTATGCGGCCAATCCAGATGAGGCCCAAGAGATGGTCAATGATGGCTTTTTGAAGGTGTTTAGCAAGATTGATATGTACGACCGGGATAAAATATTTGAATCTTGGTTCAAAACTGTCATTGTCAGAACGTGTATCGATCATTACAGAAAGCACATGTCGAAAGCCGGCTTGGTTTCGATCGAAGATCTACATTATTTGCAATACGACGACAATTTGCTGGAGCGAATTACTGCCGAAGAAATTTTGGATTTAATACAGCAGCTGCCTCCTTCTTACCGGATGGTGTTTTCGCTCTTTGTGGTGGAGGGGTATTCGCATGCGGAAATCGCCAAGATGATGGGAATAAACGAAGGCACTTCGCGGTCGAATTTGGCCAAGGCCCGAATGAAAATGAAAGAAATGGTAAAGGTTTACATGATGGACGTAAAAGAATGCAACGATGTCTAG
- a CDS encoding alpha/beta hydrolase gives MRSLLFILFCALPFVGQSQSGKVLENMQVHSEILNMDRNYAVYLPPGYETSERNYPVLYLLHGATDNHTGWVQFGEVLHITDKAIQDGLATPMIIIMPDADTKVMGYFNVPNWNYEDFFFKELMPHVEQKFRIRKEKRYRAVAGLSMGGGGSFMYALRHPELFSSACPLSAYVGPLTEEQSLSGLKRRFPEATEAQAKAYFENYNALNLLEKADAEQVKSIKWYIDCGDDDFLYEGNALMHIAMRKKNIPHEYRVRNGGHTWTYWREALPTVLGFVTETFHQH, from the coding sequence ATGAGGTCATTATTATTTATTCTTTTTTGTGCTTTGCCTTTTGTGGGGCAATCCCAATCTGGAAAGGTTTTGGAAAATATGCAAGTGCATAGCGAAATCTTGAACATGGATAGAAACTATGCAGTCTACCTTCCGCCAGGGTATGAAACGTCCGAACGTAATTATCCTGTTCTCTATCTCTTGCATGGAGCCACAGACAACCACACGGGCTGGGTGCAATTTGGCGAGGTTTTGCACATTACCGACAAGGCCATTCAAGATGGGTTGGCCACGCCAATGATCATTATCATGCCCGATGCAGACACCAAGGTGATGGGCTATTTCAATGTGCCCAATTGGAACTACGAAGATTTCTTTTTCAAGGAATTGATGCCGCATGTAGAACAGAAATTCCGCATTCGCAAAGAGAAACGTTACCGTGCAGTAGCAGGGCTCTCGATGGGCGGCGGGGGATCGTTCATGTATGCACTGCGTCATCCCGAATTGTTTTCATCGGCTTGTCCTTTGAGTGCCTATGTGGGCCCACTGACAGAAGAGCAAAGCTTGAGCGGATTGAAAAGGCGTTTCCCAGAAGCAACCGAAGCTCAGGCCAAAGCCTATTTCGAAAACTACAATGCCTTGAACTTACTCGAGAAAGCAGACGCCGAGCAGGTGAAAAGTATAAAGTGGTATATCGATTGCGGTGATGACGATTTCCTGTACGAAGGAAACGCTTTGATGCATATCGCTATGCGGAAAAAGAACATACCCCACGAATACCGTGTGCGAAATGGCGGGCACACCTGGACCTATTGGCGAGAGGCTCTGCCCACTGTTTTGGGCTTTGTCACAGAAACTTTTCACCAACATTAG
- the tyrS gene encoding tyrosine--tRNA ligase, translating to MGFIEELTWRGMLHQTMPGTEEQLKKEMTAAYIGFDPTAKSLHIGNLATIMLLVHFQRAGHKPYALVGGATGMVGDPSGKSAERQFLSEEILKENQEAIRQQLERFLDFDCGDNSAEMVNNYDWFKEFGFLQFLREVGKFLTVNYMMAKDSVKNRLTTGISYTEFTYQLLQGYDFYHLYKNRNVRLQMGGSDQWGNITTGTELIRRKENDNDEHAEYSAFALTTPLVTKADGTKFGKSEGGNVWLDPEMTSPYQFYQFWINQADEDCKRLIRVFTLLSQEEIEKLEKEHVEAPHLRLIQKAIAEDVTVRVHGQAQYELAVKASEVLFGKATLEMLQSLDERTFTSVFEGVPQTEISKADYEAAVGLLDLLSVATNGEIYSSKGEARRAFKGNAVSVNKEKVQDEQKAVSELTLLSGKYLLIGKGKKNHLIKVID from the coding sequence ATGGGGTTTATTGAAGAGCTCACTTGGCGTGGCATGTTGCACCAAACCATGCCCGGTACAGAAGAGCAATTGAAAAAGGAAATGACGGCGGCCTACATTGGCTTCGATCCAACGGCCAAGTCATTGCATATTGGCAACTTGGCGACCATTATGCTTCTGGTACATTTTCAACGTGCAGGACATAAGCCTTATGCATTGGTTGGCGGAGCTACCGGAATGGTTGGCGACCCTTCAGGAAAGTCGGCTGAGCGGCAGTTTTTGAGCGAAGAGATCTTGAAAGAAAATCAAGAAGCCATTCGTCAACAATTGGAACGTTTTCTGGATTTCGACTGCGGGGATAACAGTGCCGAAATGGTGAACAATTACGATTGGTTCAAAGAATTTGGCTTTTTGCAGTTTTTAAGAGAGGTAGGTAAGTTCCTGACAGTGAACTACATGATGGCCAAAGATTCGGTAAAGAATCGTCTTACAACGGGTATATCTTACACCGAGTTTACCTATCAGCTTTTACAAGGATACGATTTCTATCATTTGTATAAAAACAGGAATGTCCGTTTGCAAATGGGCGGATCGGATCAGTGGGGAAACATCACCACCGGTACAGAGTTGATCAGAAGAAAGGAGAACGACAACGATGAGCATGCGGAATATTCTGCATTCGCACTCACAACACCATTGGTTACAAAGGCCGACGGCACCAAATTTGGAAAATCGGAAGGCGGGAATGTGTGGCTGGATCCCGAGATGACCTCGCCTTACCAGTTTTATCAGTTTTGGATCAATCAGGCCGATGAAGATTGTAAACGCTTGATACGTGTGTTCACATTGCTCAGTCAGGAGGAAATCGAAAAATTGGAAAAAGAGCACGTAGAGGCTCCACATTTACGCCTGATTCAAAAAGCCATTGCAGAGGATGTGACGGTGCGTGTGCACGGCCAAGCACAGTATGAATTGGCGGTGAAGGCGTCGGAAGTACTCTTCGGGAAAGCAACTTTGGAAATGCTGCAAAGTTTGGATGAAAGAACATTTACCTCGGTTTTCGAGGGTGTGCCTCAAACCGAAATCAGCAAGGCAGATTACGAGGCGGCTGTTGGCCTGCTCGATTTGCTCTCTGTGGCTACAAATGGTGAAATTTACAGCTCAAAAGGCGAGGCCCGCCGTGCGTTCAAAGGGAATGCCGTGAGTGTGAATAAAGAAAAAGTACAAGACGAACAAAAGGCGGTGTCTGAATTGACATTGCTAAGTGGCAAATATCTTTTGATTGGAAAGGGAAAGAAGAATCATCTCATCAAAGTAATCGATTGA
- a CDS encoding ABC-F family ATP-binding cassette domain-containing protein: MLTVNNISQVFGKRTLFEEVNLKFSPGNVYGLIGANGAGKSTFVKILSGELEPTTGTVSLDPGERMSVLNQNQNAFDEYTVLETVMRGNERLMEVMHEKDAIYMKEDFTEEDGNRAAELEAEFAEMNGWEAESDAGALLSGLGVKEEFHYTSMSEMNPAEKVKVLLAQALFGNPDVLLLDEPTNNLDIESILWLENFLMNFKNTVIVVSHDRHFLDNVCTYIADLDFKKITIFGGNYSFWYESSQLAARQKADQNKKAEEKKKELEEFIRRFSANVAKSKQATARQKMLDKLDVAAIQPSSRRYPYIGFKPDREVGDQILNVSGLSCKNEEGQYLFKDLTFRVAKDEKIAFLSKDGMAVTAFFDIISGKRKADSGTFEWGITITKDYMPNDNSEFFDDASLNLVDWLRQYSEDKDETFVRSFLGRMLFSGEEALKKSTVLSGGEKQRCMFSKMMLSNANVLVFDEPTNHLDLESIQALNKGMEEYNSVMLFTCHDHQLTNTVANRIIELTPNGCLDKLMSFDDFLTDERVKVQRNELYA; the protein is encoded by the coding sequence ATGCTTACAGTTAATAATATTTCTCAGGTTTTCGGGAAAAGAACGCTTTTCGAAGAGGTAAACCTGAAGTTTTCTCCCGGCAACGTATATGGTCTAATTGGAGCCAATGGGGCGGGCAAATCGACTTTCGTGAAAATTCTCTCTGGAGAGTTGGAACCCACCACGGGAACCGTCAGTCTGGACCCGGGCGAGCGGATGTCGGTGCTGAATCAGAACCAAAATGCATTTGACGAGTATACCGTACTCGAAACTGTAATGCGTGGAAATGAGCGTTTGATGGAGGTGATGCACGAAAAGGACGCCATCTACATGAAAGAAGATTTCACCGAAGAAGACGGCAACCGTGCGGCTGAGCTCGAAGCTGAATTCGCGGAAATGAACGGTTGGGAAGCAGAATCTGATGCCGGAGCCTTGCTTTCGGGCTTGGGCGTAAAAGAGGAGTTTCACTATACTTCAATGTCTGAGATGAATCCGGCAGAGAAAGTGAAAGTGCTTTTGGCCCAAGCTTTGTTCGGTAATCCGGACGTGCTTTTGTTGGATGAACCGACCAACAACTTGGATATCGAGTCTATCCTTTGGCTTGAAAACTTTTTGATGAATTTCAAGAATACGGTTATCGTGGTGTCGCACGATAGACACTTTCTCGACAATGTGTGTACGTACATTGCCGATCTTGATTTCAAGAAAATTACGATTTTCGGTGGAAACTACAGTTTCTGGTATGAATCCAGCCAATTGGCTGCTCGTCAGAAAGCCGATCAGAATAAAAAGGCGGAAGAGAAGAAAAAGGAATTGGAAGAGTTTATCCGTCGTTTTTCGGCCAACGTGGCCAAGTCGAAACAGGCGACGGCCCGTCAAAAAATGTTGGATAAATTGGATGTGGCAGCAATTCAGCCTTCTTCCAGAAGATACCCTTATATCGGTTTCAAGCCCGACCGCGAAGTGGGCGATCAAATTTTGAACGTGAGTGGCTTGAGTTGCAAAAACGAAGAAGGGCAATATTTGTTCAAGGATTTGACTTTCCGTGTGGCAAAAGATGAAAAGATAGCCTTTTTGAGCAAAGACGGAATGGCCGTAACAGCCTTCTTCGATATTATTTCGGGAAAAAGAAAGGCGGATTCGGGTACTTTCGAATGGGGAATTACCATTACAAAAGACTACATGCCGAACGACAATTCAGAGTTTTTTGATGATGCCAGCCTCAATTTGGTGGATTGGTTGAGACAGTACTCCGAAGATAAAGACGAAACATTTGTACGCAGCTTTCTGGGACGGATGCTCTTTTCTGGCGAAGAGGCTCTGAAAAAATCAACTGTGCTTTCTGGGGGCGAAAAACAACGCTGCATGTTTTCGAAAATGATGCTCTCAAACGCCAATGTATTGGTATTCGATGAGCCTACAAACCACCTTGATTTGGAGTCGATTCAGGCCTTGAACAAAGGAATGGAAGAATACAACAGCGTGATGTTGTTCACTTGTCATGATCACCAATTGACGAATACCGTGGCCAACAGAATTATCGAGCTTACACCAAATGGCTGTTTGGATAAATTGATGTCTTTCGATGACTTCTTGACAGATGAACGTGTAAAGGTTCAGCGAAATGAACTGTACGCCTGA
- a CDS encoding MFS transporter, which translates to MPSPSKEKIKFGEKIGYALGDTAANIAWRTLTTFLLVFYTDVYGLSAAATAVLLLSTRILDGFTDILMGILADRTQSSKGKFRPWILWTAVPFGIVLSLTFSTPNFGPTGKLIYAYAAYILLTLIYTANNVPYSALMGVMTADSKERTSLSSFRFAGAYLGGILVQGLLIYLVLFLGNGNENEGYRYAIYWFSALLTFFLLITYFSTKERVQAPPRAGSGNVLQDLRDLLKNKPWLLLLLVGFLFVTYNSIKQGITVLYFKRFIGDGNMAASYMVALLVASLLAAICTTPLAEKWGKRNLFMGVIIFSAICNGMLYFFGPEDVLQVYIFGVLSEFGAGMMPVLFFAMLGDSADYSEWKYGRRATGLVYSAGSFAMKFGGGVAGAIIGFVLSLHGYDGLDESTMPQAVPGIRMLMSWVPATLALPLFAVLWRYPLDGASLGKMSDELSKQRSTL; encoded by the coding sequence ATGCCTTCACCCTCGAAAGAGAAGATCAAGTTTGGAGAAAAAATTGGCTATGCTTTGGGCGATACGGCTGCGAATATCGCATGGCGTACGCTCACCACTTTCCTTTTGGTTTTTTATACCGATGTGTACGGCCTTTCGGCGGCTGCAACGGCAGTTTTATTGTTGAGCACACGAATTTTGGATGGGTTTACAGATATTCTAATGGGTATACTCGCCGACCGAACGCAGTCTTCAAAGGGCAAGTTTCGTCCGTGGATATTGTGGACAGCCGTTCCTTTTGGTATTGTGTTGTCTTTGACTTTCAGTACGCCCAATTTTGGCCCTACGGGTAAATTGATTTATGCCTATGCCGCCTATATTTTGCTCACTTTGATTTATACGGCCAACAATGTACCTTATTCGGCTTTGATGGGAGTAATGACCGCCGATAGCAAGGAACGCACAAGCCTTTCTTCGTTTCGTTTTGCAGGGGCGTATTTGGGTGGTATCCTTGTGCAGGGTTTGCTCATATATTTGGTGCTTTTCTTGGGGAATGGCAATGAGAATGAAGGCTACCGTTACGCCATTTATTGGTTTTCTGCTTTACTCACATTCTTTTTGCTGATCACGTATTTTTCGACGAAAGAAAGGGTGCAGGCACCTCCAAGAGCGGGAAGTGGAAATGTGCTTCAGGATCTTCGGGATTTGCTGAAAAATAAGCCTTGGTTGCTGCTTTTGCTGGTGGGTTTTTTGTTCGTGACCTACAACTCGATAAAACAAGGCATCACCGTGCTTTATTTCAAACGCTTCATAGGCGATGGAAATATGGCTGCTTCGTATATGGTTGCTTTGTTGGTGGCTTCTTTGCTTGCCGCTATATGCACCACACCACTGGCCGAAAAATGGGGCAAGAGAAACTTGTTTATGGGCGTCATTATTTTTTCGGCGATATGCAACGGCATGTTGTATTTCTTTGGGCCTGAGGATGTGCTCCAAGTCTATATTTTTGGGGTGCTTTCAGAGTTTGGGGCCGGCATGATGCCCGTTTTGTTTTTTGCCATGTTGGGCGATTCCGCAGACTATTCGGAGTGGAAATACGGAAGACGAGCCACAGGACTTGTCTATTCGGCGGGTTCCTTTGCGATGAAATTCGGCGGAGGTGTAGCTGGTGCCATCATTGGCTTTGTGCTGTCTCTTCACGGCTACGATGGCTTGGATGAGTCCACTATGCCACAAGCGGTACCCGGTATACGCATGCTCATGAGTTGGGTGCCGGCCACACTGGCATTGCCCTTGTTCGCCGTTTTGTGGCGGTATCCTTTGGATGGGGCAAGCTTGGGCAAGATGAGCGACGAACTTTCGAAGCAAAGGTCTACTTTGTAA
- a CDS encoding DUF4136 domain-containing protein, with the protein MKKIYLLLALFVFGLAGCNSLKLLVDNDYSYDTDFTTYKDYNFLACEIDTSFICTEIQDAIRRQMRARGYRLTDESPGLLVSYSIIRERVEYKGYNQPTLERWVNKYDFDNTYKTQEFNFGGGMILVSLLDAESSKLIWRGYASGVFNRSKVKKPINYYRNVVRTIFDQYPLFAAGEQPRRLSSL; encoded by the coding sequence ATGAAAAAAATCTATCTTCTTCTTGCTCTGTTCGTCTTTGGCCTTGCGGGCTGCAACAGCTTGAAACTACTCGTCGACAATGATTACAGTTACGACACAGACTTTACCACATACAAGGATTACAATTTCTTGGCCTGCGAGATAGACACCTCGTTTATCTGTACAGAAATTCAGGATGCCATTCGCCGACAAATGCGGGCACGTGGCTACAGACTGACAGACGAAAGCCCTGGGCTTTTGGTAAGCTACAGCATTATTCGCGAACGCGTGGAATACAAAGGCTACAATCAACCGACACTGGAACGCTGGGTGAACAAATACGACTTTGACAACACCTACAAAACGCAGGAGTTTAATTTTGGTGGCGGGATGATCTTGGTTTCATTACTCGATGCCGAAAGCAGCAAACTTATTTGGCGAGGATATGCGAGCGGTGTTTTCAACCGATCTAAAGTGAAAAAACCGATCAATTATTACCGCAATGTGGTACGCACGATATTTGATCAATATCCACTGTTTGCCGCTGGAGAACAACCCCGAAGGCTCTCTTCTTTGTAA